Sequence from the Oncorhynchus keta strain PuntledgeMale-10-30-2019 unplaced genomic scaffold, Oket_V2 Un_contig_19853_pilon_pilon, whole genome shotgun sequence genome:
ctaccctgttacggtccttctaccctgttacggtccctctaacctgttacggtccctctaccctgttacggtccttctaccctgttacggtccctctaccctgttacggtccttctaccctgttacggtcctctaacctgttacggtccctctaccctgttacggtccttctaccctgttacggtccctctaacctgttacggtcctctaacctgttacggtccctctaccctgttacggtccttctcacctgttacggtccctctaccctgttacggtccttctaccctgttacggtccctctaccctgttacggtccctctactctgttacggtccttctaccTCTGTTACGGTCCTCTAACCTGTTACGGtccctctaccctgttacggtccttgtaccctgttacggtccctctaccctgttactgtccttctcacctgttacagtccctctaccctgttacggtccctctacctgttacggtccttctcacctgttacggtccttctaccctgttacggtccttctaccctgttacggtccttctaccctgttacggtccctctaccctgttacggtccttctcacctgttacagtccctctaccctgttacggtccctctaccctgttacggtccttctcacctgttacggtccttctaccctgttacagtccctctaccctgttacggtccttctcacctgttacggtccttctaccctgttacggtccttctaccctgttacggtccttctcacctgttacagtccttctaccctgttacggtccctctAACCTGTTACGGTCCTGCTACCTCCTTCTACCCTGTTACAGTccttctaccctgttacggtccctctACCCTGTTACCCTCCCTCTACCCTGTAACCCTCCTTCTACCCTGTTACAGTCCTTACATAATagtagttatatacagtatgCTGAATCTTGCTGATGATAAAGGTTTGTTGTGATGATTCAAAATCGCCTCCCTCTTCTTCCAGGTGACCAGTGAGGGTTCTCCAGACACGCTGAGTGATGCTCAGACCCTCACTATCGGAGTGATGCCTGAACTCCCAGGGTTCCCCCAGCTAGCACCTGCCTGTGACCTGCACATGACTGTAAGGGAGAAACAGGGCTAGGGGGAAATCTCCCTGTGGCATAGGCAccaatgatgtgtgtgtgtgtgtgtgtgtgtgtgtgtgtgtgtgtgtgtgtgtgtgtgtgtgtgtgtgtgtgtgtgtgtgtgtgtgtgtgtgtgtgtgtgtgtgtgtgtgtgtgtgtgtgtgtgtgtgtgtgtgtgtgtgtgtgtgtgtgtgtgtgtgtgtccatgcaggCTCTGGAAGATCGTGTGACCGTGCTAACACCCACAGATTTGTCCTTTGTGGACTCTGCGACTCCCAGTGAAAAGCTGGTCTACAACATCACCAGGCCCCTACCTCAGGAACAAggtaatctacacacacacacacaaatacagtacATCCATCTCACACACACTTCTCAATACAGGAGCggacaggagcagacaggaggggacaggagcagacaggagcagacaggaggggacaggaggggacaggagggaacaggagcagacaggaaggGACAGGGGGGACAGGAGCAGacgggaggggacaggaggggacaggagcagacaggaggggacaggaggggacaggaggggacaggaggggacaggaggggacaggagcagacaggaggggacaggagcagacaggaggggacaggagcggacaggaggggacaggagcggacaggaggggacaggagcggacaggagcagacaggaggggacaggagcagacaggagcagacagggggggacaggaggggacaggagcagacaggaagggacaggaggggacaggagcggacaggaggggacaggaggggacaggaggggacaggaggggacaggaagggacaggagcagacaggagcagacaggaggggacaggaagggacaggagcagacaggagcagacaggaggggacaggaagggacaggagcagacaggagcagacaggaggggacaggagcggacaggaggggacaggaagggacaggagcagacaggaggggacaggaagggacaggagcagacaggaggggacaggagcagacaggaggggacaggagcagacaggagggggACAGGAAGGGACAGGAGCGGACATgagcagacaggaggggacaagaggggacaggatgggacaggagcggacaggaggggacaggaggggacaggagcggacaggaggggacaggaatggcaagaatatggcaccacaacaaacctgccaagagagggccacccaccaaaactcatggaccaggcaaggagggcattaatcagagaggcaacaaagagaccaaagataaccctgaaggagctgcaaagctccacagtggagattggaatATCTGTCTATATGACCACTTTAagtcgtacactccacagagctgggctttacggaagagtggccagaaaaaagccattgcttaaagaaaaaaataaacaaacacgtttggtgttcaccgaAAGGCATGtcggagactccccaaacatacggaagaaggtactctggtcagacgAAAATTTAGCTTTTTGGGCATTAAGAAAAAcactgtctggcgcaaacccaacacctctcatcatccTGAGAAtcccatccccacagtgaagcatggtggtggcagcatcatgttgtggagatgtttttcatcagcagggactgggaaactggtcagaattgaaggaatgatggatggcgctaaataccgggaaattcttgagggaaacctgtttcagtcttcaagagatgtgacactgggacagaggttcaccttccagcaggacaatgaccctaagcaacactcgagtggtttaaggggaaacatttaaatgtattagAATGCCCTAgttaatccaattgagaatctgtggtatgacttgaaggttgctgtacaccagcggaacccatcctacttgaaggagctggagcagttttggcttgaagaatgggcaaaaatcccagtggctagatgtgccaagcttatagagacataccccaagagacttgcagctgtaaatgCTGagaaaggtggctctacaaagtattgacttggggGGGGTGAAtcgttatgcacgctcaagttttctgtttttttgtcttatttcttgtttgtttcacaataaaaaagatgttgcatcttcaaagtggtagacatgttgtgtaaatcacatgatacaaaccctccaaaaatatattttaattccaggcaacaaaataggaaaaatgccaaggaggCTGAATATTTTCGCTACCAGTCCAGCTGGAAATCTGATTTTAAAATAACTCTTACCCTTAGCCACTAAACCTAACCTTTACTTAAATTGATACCAAAAATCTATATCAGCCAATTTTCAGCCAATTTTGACTTCGTAGCTTGTACACGTATTAGGAAGCCCCGAACacgggatccataataaactgaCGTCCTCAGGTTCCGTGGAACATCGTGACAGACCCTACAACTCAGTGTCCTTCTTCACCCAAGCTGACATCAACCAGGGCCGGATCCAGTACCGCCCTCCGCAGGCCCCCTCTCACCTCCAGGAGCTCTACCAATACTCCTTCACTGGTGAGTAAACACCAACGACTGTATATATACGACAAAGCCATCGAACGCGACACTCATTCCTATGTGTATGTTCCATAGCACATTGAAGGTAAATGACGTCGGTTAAGAGGGAGTCTCATGGAGACATACCATGCGCCGTTTGAACTATTCCAGGAAGTGACtttgcaggctagctcagtgctgccccctctcattgagcAACTGAAGTTGAAGGCCAACCTGGGTACTGCAGGCCTCCATTAGCAACCTTATCTCCTCTGTGTGGTTTTATTTAAAAGGACATACAGTACGTCAGTTGCATTATTATCCAATTATTGGTACCatgattgttttattttttacaattattCACACAAAGATTGCCGTTCTTTCATTCACTATAATGGCGGATCctgttttccataaacaatgcctgcagtaccGTGGTCGGCCTTAAACTCCCGTGGCTTCAATGAGAGGGAGCAGTCGTTCTcctctggtacacacacacacacacacacgcacacatatgcAGGCAGTgccaggcgcacacacacacactgccgagCATGTGGTTAGATCCCCTCCCATTTCAACAAACTTTGACCCCAGTCTCTCACATTAACACAGCATTAAATGTAAGCCAGTCGCACTCAGTGACACTGTTGTTAACGGGCTGTAAAGTGCAACTGGGTAACCATGGCGATCCCTTGTTCATTTTTCTGTTTAGATTTCACAAAGCTCACAATATTCACACAGCTCACTGAATGAGGTCACAGCCTCAGAAGGCTATAGGGAGGTTGGATTGTAGGTAGAACTGCTCTGTAACTGTCTCTGATGGAAAACAACTGTATGAGATGGTTTCAGGGACCTATATTacttctggttactggcccaactctctaaccactaggctacctgcgtttCAGGGAACTAGATTACTacttctggttactggcccaacggtctaaccactaggctacctgcgtttCAGGGAACTAGATTACTacttctggttactggcccaactctctaaccactaggctacctgcgtttCAGGGAACTAGATTACTacttctggttactggcccaactctctaaccactaggctacctgcgctTTCAGGGAACTAGATTACTacttctggttactggcccaacggtctaaccactaggctacctgcgtttCAGGGAACTAGATTACTacttctggttactggcccaactctaaccactaggctacctgcgtttCAGGGAACTAGATTACTacttctggttactggcccaactctctaaccactaggctacctgcgtttCAGGGAACTAGATTACTacttctggttactggcccaactctctaaccactaggctacctgcgtttCAGGGAACTAGATTACTacttctggttactggcccaactctctaaccactaggctacctgcgtttCAGGGAACTAGATTACTacttctggttactggcccaacgctctaaccactaggctacctgcgtttCAGGGAACTAGATTACTacttctggttactggcccaactctctaaccactaggctacctgcgtttCAGGGAACTAGATTATTacttctggttactggcccaactctctaaccactaggctacctgcgtttCAGGGAACTAGATTACTacttctggttactggcccaactctctaaccactaggctacctgcgtttCAGGGAACTAGATTACTacttctggttactggcccaactctctaaccactaggctacctgcgtttCAGGGAACTAGATTACTacttctggttactggcccaacgctctaaccactaggctacctgcgtttCAGGGAACTAGATTAATacttctggttactggcccaactctctaaccactaggctacctgtgtttCAGGGACCTAGATTACttatggttactggcccaactctctaaccactaggctacctgcgtttCAGGGAACTAGATTACTacttctggttactggcccaactctctaaccactaggctacctgcgtttCAGGGAACTAGATTACTacttctggttactggcccaactctctaaccactaggctacctgcgtttCAGGGAACTAGATTACTacttctggttactggcccaacggtctaaccactaggctacctgcgtttCAGGGACCTAGATGACttatggttactggcccaacggtctaaccactaggctgcctgcgtTTCAGGGACCTAGATGACttatggttactggcccaacggtctaaccactaggctacctgcgtttCAGGGACCTAGATGACttatggttactggcccaacggtctaaccactaggctacctgcgtttCAGGGACCTAGATGacttctggttactggcccaacggtctaaccactaggctacctgcgtttCAGGGACCTAGATTACTacttctggttactggcccaacggtctaaccactaggctacctgcgtttCAGGGACCTAGATGacttctggttactggcccaacggtctaaccactaggctacctgcgtttCAGGGACCTAGATGacttctggttactggcccaacggtctaaccactaggctacctgcgtttCAGGGACCTAGATTACTacttctggttactggcccaacggtctaaccactaggctaccctgcgttTCAGGGAATAGATTACTacttctggttactggcccaacggtctaaccactaggctacctgcgtttCAGGGACCTAGATGACTtatagttactggcccaacggtctaaccactaggctacctgcgtttCAGGGACCTAGATGACttatggttactggcccaacggtctaaccactaggctacctgcgtttCAGGGACCTAGATTACTacttctggttactggcccaactctctaaccactaggctacctgcgtttCAGGGAACTAGATTACTacttctggttactggcccaacgctctaaccactaggctacctgcgtttCAGGGAACTACATTACTacttctggttactggcccaactctctaaccactaggctacctgcgtttCAGGGAACTAGATTACTacttctggttactggcccaactctaaccactaggctacctgcgtttCAGGGAACTAGATTACTacttctggttactggcccaacggtctaaccactaggctacctgcgtttCAGGGACCTAGATGACTtatagttactggcccaacggtctaaccactagggctacctGCGTTTCAGGGACCTAGATGACttatggttactggcccaacggtctaaccaataggctacctgcgtTTCAGGGACCTAGATGACttatggttactggcccaacggtctaaccactaggctacctgcgtttCAGGGACCTAGATGacttctggttactggcccaacggtctaaccactaggctacctgcgtttCAGGGACCTAGATGACttatggttactggcccaacggtctaaccactaggctacctgcgtttCAGGGACCTAGATGacttctggttactggcccaacggtctaaccactaggctacctgcgtttCAGGGACCTAGATGACttatggttactggcccaacggtctaaccactaggctacctgcgtttCAGGGACCTAGATGACttatggttactggcccaacggtctaaccactaggctacctgcgtttCAGGGACCTAGATTACTacttctggttactggcccaacggtctaaccactaggctacctgcgtttCAGGGACCTAGATGacttctggttactggcccaacggtctaaccactaggctacctgcgtttCAGGGACCTAGATGacttctggttactggcccaacgctctaatcagTAGGCtgaataaagacttgctaaaCTGTCGAAATTCatcattttgacatgtcccttctaggaagattttaacccacttaatcCCAAAATGTCTCCAAGTTTGACCATCGTTGTAAAGGCCCAGTTATTGTTGCTGCTTTGACAATGTCCTTTCTGAAGACTATTATTTATATTAAATGTCATTAAGTGATGCATTTACATTATTTATGTCCCTCAATTTTAACCCAGTTATGCCCCAAAAATATTTACCCCTTTAAAAGTGAAATGGTTCACTGCAGAGGACATCGTTTGAGTCTTCTGAACAGTATGGTATAAAAGTCAGATGACATCGTTTGAGTCTTCTGCACAGCCTGGTATAAAAGTCAGAGGACATCGTTTGAGTCTTCTGAACAGCCTGGTATAAAAGTCAGAGGACATCGTTTGAGTCTTCTGAACAGCCTGGTATAAAAGTCAGATGACATCGTTTGAGTCTTCTGAACAGCCTGGTATAAAAGTCAGAGGACATCGTTTGAGTCTTCTGAACAGCCTGGTATAAAAGTCAGAGGACATCGTTTGAGTCTTCTGAACAGCCTGGTATAAAAGTCAGAGGACATCGTTTGAGTCTTCTGAACAGCCTGGTATAAAAGTCAGAGGACATCGTTTGAGTCTTCTGAACAGCCTGGTATAAAAGTCAGATGACATCGTTTGAGTCTTCTGAACAGCCTGGTATAAAAGTCAGAGGACATCGTTTGAGTCTTCTGAACAGCCTGGTATAAAAGTCAGAGGACATCGTTTGAGTCTTCTGCACAGCCTGGTATAAAAGTCAGAGGACATCGTTTGAGTCTTCTGAACAGCCTGGTATAAAAGTCAGTCTCCTTGTCAACCCCTTTGTCCCTCATTTCATGTTAGGAAACTTGAATTTGATTAATGGTTTATTATGTGtggaacatactgtatgtgtaattCCTCATTTCATGAACACCATGTGGCCCCTGCATGCTCATGAGGAGTAATGGCCGATCTTCACCTAAAACCTGTTATCATCAAATCTGTTAGCGTCAACTCTGTTAGCGTCAACTCTGTTAGCGTCAACTCTGTTATCGTCCACCCTGTTATCGTCAACTCTGTTATCGTCCACCCTGTTATCGTCAACTCTGTTATCGTCAACCCTGTTATCGTCCACCCTGTTATCGTCAACTCTGTTATCATCAACTCTGTTATCGTCAACTCTGTTATCGTCAACTCTGTTAGCGCCAACGCTGTTATCGTCAACTCTGTTAGCGTCAACTCTGTTATCGCCAACTCTGTTAGCGCCAACTCTGTTAGCGTCAACTCTGTTATCGCCAACTCTGTTAGCGTCAACTCTGTTATCGTCAACGCTGTTATCGTCAACTCTGTTAGCGTCAACTCTGTTATCGCCAACTCTGTTAGCGTCAACTCTGTTAGCGCCAACTCTGTTAGCGTCAACTCTGTTAGCGCCAACTCTGTTAGCGTCAACTCTGTTAGCGCCAACGCTGTTATCGTCAACCCTGTTATCGTCAACTCTGTTAGCGTCAACTCTGTTATCGTCCACCCTGTTAGCGTCAACTCTGTTATCGTCAACTCTGTTATCGTCAACTCTGTTATCGTCAACCCTGTTCAAGGCCCAATTAACTTAATCAGTTTGATATTATATGTGAGTTTATTTGTACAAGGGATACTTAAACGATAAGACAATGTTGGACTTTAAAGAACATTTCTTTAAAGTTTGCATGTCTAATAGGCACCCACTTCGTGGAACTTACCCAGTTATTTACTTTACCTTTATCTCCATTCATGCTCTGTTTTACCTGGTAACGGTGACTTACTTTAGTAACTTAGATTGACCTCTACGTGTTTGTGGTACACAAGAAGATGGACGGAAGTTTAACAGTATTAAATAGCCGTGTATTGGTCTCCCAAAATCGCTGAATATCTATTTCACAggtatatattatattacctcTATGGCTGTGGCTTAGAGAGGAGGGCAATCATACACTTCCTCTCCACCTACTCCTCCGCTCGTCCTCATCTTCCTCCATTCgtcctcatccttctcctcctgctcCGCTTCTcttgctcctcccctcctcctcctcctctcctccttctctacctcctcctgctcctctcctccttctcctcctcctcctctcctcctcctgttcctctcccccttctcctcctctcctccttctcctcctgctcctctattcctcctctcttcctcctctcctccttctcttcctcctcctctcctcctcctctcctccttctcctcctcctctccttctcctgttcctctcccccttttcctcctctcctcctcctcctcctgctcctttcctcctgctcctgctcctcctcgcctcctctcttcctcctctcctcctcctcctcctctcctccttctcttcctcttcctcctctcctcctcttctcatcctcctgttcctctcctcctctcttcctccttctcctgctcctctcctcctcctcc
This genomic interval carries:
- the LOC127920536 gene encoding extracellular matrix organizing protein FRAS1-like, translating into MVRLGKRYLRTEYQGASDDQIVYTIARSKGSPKYGKVVLVPMPADGPVEGWQPSPDDRSSTPTSSFTQQDVNEGTVWYKHFGAAGSSGPQGDTLQFQVTSEGSPDTLSDAQTLTIGVMPELPGFPQLAPACDLHMTALEDRVTVLTPTDLSFVDSATPSEKLVYNITRPLPQEQGSVEHRDRPYNSVSFFTQADINQGRIQYRPPQAPSHLQELYQYSFTGE